A genomic region of Exiguobacterium sp. Helios contains the following coding sequences:
- a CDS encoding GntR family transcriptional regulator, whose product METNQSLHSYIKEELLERIKSGLYQAGQQLPTEYELCEDFDVSRTTVRAALNQLTLEGYLIRQQGKGTFVADQKVRQTLSDTPDTYTEQLAVQGKRGHVAAVDLTVVPANAAIVAKLNVKLNDPIQRIERIRRANDEPTQYEISYIPWHIAPGITKKQAEHSLYTTLRETFSISVAKTTESLEITLADERISEHLNCELGMPCFYIETVAENTAGEPIEYSRSYFRGDKTNFVIERHYAAGDVL is encoded by the coding sequence ATGGAAACCAACCAATCGTTACACTCCTATATCAAAGAAGAGTTGTTAGAACGTATTAAATCGGGACTCTATCAAGCCGGTCAACAATTACCGACCGAATATGAGCTCTGTGAAGATTTTGATGTCAGCCGGACGACCGTCCGGGCCGCCTTGAATCAATTGACGCTCGAAGGGTACCTGATTCGGCAACAAGGCAAAGGGACGTTCGTCGCCGATCAAAAGGTACGCCAAACCTTATCGGATACACCTGACACCTATACCGAACAGCTCGCTGTCCAAGGCAAACGGGGGCATGTCGCCGCCGTTGATTTGACGGTCGTCCCGGCAAACGCGGCAATCGTCGCCAAGTTAAATGTCAAACTCAATGATCCGATTCAACGGATCGAACGGATTCGCCGGGCCAATGACGAACCGACGCAATACGAAATCTCCTATATCCCCTGGCACATTGCGCCTGGCATCACGAAAAAACAAGCGGAACATTCCCTGTACACGACGCTCCGCGAAACCTTTTCAATTTCCGTCGCCAAAACGACTGAGTCCCTTGAAATCACGTTGGCAGACGAACGAATCAGTGAACATTTAAACTGTGAACTCGGCATGCCGTGTTTTTATATCGAAACGGTTGCTGAAAACACTGCCGGTGAGCCGATTGAATATTCGCGGTCTTATTTCAGAGGTGACAAGACAAACTTCGTCATCGAACGGCACTATGCCGCGGGTGACGTCTTATGA
- a CDS encoding iron ABC transporter permease has translation MIRKTRLIRLLVLLIVLIGLSSYLSLFLGVTTIRPLEAIREWSSGDLSKETLVLTTLRLPRLVLGLILGANLAVAGALMQAVTRNPLASPQVFGVNAGASLFVVLALLLFPALGTANLVYFAFFGAMIGGLLVFSFASVRGMTSLKLALVGMAIHLLLTSLTKGLILFNDRITNVLYWLSGSISDSGWLEVRLIVPWSIIGLILAFSLAKSLAIFQLGQDVAVGLGQNITRIRMLAAVAVVLLAGVTVAVAGAIGFIGLMVPHIVRRLVGEDYRYVLPVSALCGGLLLTSADVLARFIAYPYESPVGIVTALLGAPFFLYLAKRQTKGVA, from the coding sequence ATGATTCGGAAAACACGATTGATCCGTTTGCTCGTTCTACTTATTGTGCTGATTGGACTCAGCTCCTATCTCAGTCTGTTTCTCGGCGTGACGACGATCCGGCCGCTCGAAGCCATCCGGGAATGGTCATCCGGTGATTTGTCAAAAGAAACATTGGTCCTGACGACACTTCGATTACCACGATTAGTACTGGGACTGATACTCGGGGCAAACCTAGCCGTCGCCGGAGCATTGATGCAGGCCGTCACCCGGAATCCGCTCGCCTCGCCGCAGGTATTTGGTGTCAACGCCGGAGCCTCGTTGTTCGTGGTTCTCGCGTTATTGCTGTTCCCGGCGCTCGGGACGGCCAATCTCGTGTACTTCGCTTTCTTTGGTGCAATGATTGGCGGGTTGCTCGTCTTTTCGTTTGCTTCCGTCCGCGGTATGACGAGTCTGAAACTGGCCCTCGTTGGGATGGCGATCCACTTGTTGCTGACGTCTTTGACGAAAGGGTTGATTTTGTTCAATGACCGGATCACGAATGTCTTGTACTGGTTATCCGGATCGATCAGTGACAGCGGCTGGCTTGAAGTCCGGTTGATTGTGCCGTGGTCGATCATCGGCTTGATCTTAGCCTTCAGCCTGGCCAAATCGCTGGCGATTTTCCAACTCGGTCAGGACGTCGCCGTCGGACTGGGGCAAAACATCACCCGGATCCGGATGCTGGCAGCCGTCGCTGTTGTCTTGCTGGCCGGTGTGACGGTTGCCGTCGCCGGAGCCATCGGCTTCATCGGTCTGATGGTCCCGCACATCGTCCGGCGCCTGGTCGGGGAGGATTACCGGTATGTCCTGCCGGTGTCCGCGTTATGCGGCGGACTGTTGCTGACGTCTGCCGATGTCCTCGCCCGGTTCATCGCTTATCCCTATGAATCACCGGTCGGGATCGTGACGGCATTACTCGGGGCGCCGTTCTTCTTGTATTTAGCGAAACGTCAGACGAAAGGGGTGGCGTAA
- a CDS encoding sensor domain-containing diguanylate cyclase, whose amino-acid sequence MNIHFEELKMYTKFDDLADDLLDLAKEILPEQLFYLSAINETEQLIIKLSEEQTRMPVTEGMVIDLNYSLCQRIDFQTKQPLIYEDVTKDRSLDGMREVLEGANVQSYLGIPISLANGEKFGTLCAINDEVSLFESKSIELLQRIVRLFSYYLELERFAWRDMLTDLYNRRYLTHQFDQHPQTEGALFFLDLDGFKNVNDLYGHDAGDAVLQEVARRLKTLIAGQKEAYAVRLGGDEFVIRFTHFDSQQALIDQADEILVRLSTWDTYELSTSIGIVAYKDADISLKTLLRQADIALYEAKSSGKNRYKLFTE is encoded by the coding sequence ATGAACATACACTTTGAAGAACTGAAAATGTACACGAAATTTGATGATTTAGCAGATGATTTACTGGATCTTGCAAAAGAGATTCTGCCGGAACAGCTGTTTTATTTATCAGCCATCAATGAGACCGAGCAATTGATCATTAAACTGTCCGAAGAGCAGACCCGGATGCCGGTCACAGAAGGAATGGTCATTGATTTGAATTACTCGCTCTGCCAACGAATCGATTTTCAAACGAAACAACCGCTTATATACGAAGATGTCACAAAAGACCGCAGTCTCGACGGCATGAGGGAAGTACTGGAAGGGGCGAATGTTCAGTCCTATTTAGGGATTCCGATTTCGCTTGCGAACGGAGAAAAGTTCGGTACATTGTGCGCCATCAATGATGAAGTCAGTTTGTTCGAGAGCAAGAGTATCGAGTTACTGCAACGGATCGTCCGCCTGTTTTCGTATTATCTGGAACTCGAGCGGTTTGCCTGGCGTGACATGTTGACGGATCTGTACAATCGGCGGTATTTGACACATCAATTCGACCAACATCCTCAGACGGAAGGCGCTTTGTTCTTCCTTGATTTGGACGGCTTCAAAAATGTCAACGATCTGTACGGGCACGATGCCGGGGACGCTGTTCTGCAGGAGGTCGCAAGACGATTGAAGACACTGATTGCAGGACAAAAAGAAGCCTATGCCGTCCGCTTGGGCGGAGACGAATTTGTCATTCGGTTTACGCACTTTGATTCTCAGCAAGCATTGATCGATCAAGCAGATGAAATTCTTGTCCGGTTGAGTACGTGGGACACATATGAACTGTCGACCAGCATCGGAATCGTCGCCTACAAAGACGCTGACATCAGTCTGAAAACGCTGCTCCGCCAAGCGGATATCGCGTTATACGAAGCAAAATCATCAGGAAAAAACAGGTACAAACTGTTTACAGAATGA
- a CDS encoding PTS sugar transporter subunit IIC — protein MNKFIEIAGRIGAQRHLVAIRDGFVAIMPLIIVGSLAILINNFPAIGSLDFVGWMNGLFGEGNWQGLGGNIWNGSFAILGLLVAFSIAYSLAKSYDVDPLSAGLISVASYIILVPVTKDWGLSFAWLGAQGLFVAIILSLLTTELFRILLKTRLTISMPDGVPDGVVRSFQALIPATLILILVGGFQLFMTLAIESSLFEVIFNSIQKPLQGFGDTLPAAIAIAFLNHVLWFFGLHGTNIIGAVIEPIYLPLIQQNLEAFQAGTSAYDVPNTVTKPFLDSFVFIGGSGTTLALLFAIFFVIREQKNHPYREVAKLSTPAGLFNINEPVIFGLPIVLNPIMLIPFILVPVTLTIVSYVALSTGLVPKTVAILPWTTPPLISGYLVTGGSWRGIALQVVNLTLATAIYVPFVAAGVRAMKKQTEGKMAS, from the coding sequence ATGAATAAATTCATTGAAATCGCAGGAAGAATCGGGGCCCAACGCCATCTCGTCGCGATACGGGATGGATTCGTCGCCATTATGCCTCTGATCATCGTCGGGTCTCTCGCGATACTGATCAATAACTTCCCCGCCATCGGCAGTCTTGACTTCGTCGGTTGGATGAACGGGTTGTTTGGGGAAGGAAACTGGCAGGGGTTAGGGGGAAACATCTGGAACGGATCGTTTGCGATTTTAGGATTGCTGGTGGCTTTTTCGATCGCTTACAGCCTGGCTAAAAGTTACGATGTCGATCCGTTGTCGGCAGGGTTGATTTCCGTCGCCTCCTATATCATTCTCGTTCCGGTCACGAAAGACTGGGGACTCAGTTTTGCCTGGCTCGGCGCGCAAGGACTATTCGTCGCCATCATTCTTTCTCTTTTGACGACCGAGCTGTTTCGCATCTTACTGAAGACACGGTTGACGATCTCGATGCCGGATGGGGTTCCGGATGGTGTCGTCCGCTCGTTCCAGGCGTTGATTCCGGCCACATTGATTTTGATCCTCGTCGGAGGTTTCCAATTATTCATGACGCTTGCCATTGAGTCGAGTCTGTTTGAAGTCATCTTCAACAGTATTCAAAAACCGTTGCAAGGGTTCGGGGATACACTTCCGGCTGCAATCGCGATTGCCTTTTTAAATCATGTTCTCTGGTTCTTCGGTTTACATGGGACAAACATCATCGGAGCCGTCATCGAACCGATTTATCTGCCGTTGATTCAGCAGAACCTGGAAGCATTCCAAGCCGGGACTTCTGCTTACGATGTCCCGAATACGGTGACGAAACCTTTCCTCGACTCCTTCGTATTCATAGGGGGTTCCGGTACGACGCTTGCTCTTCTCTTTGCCATTTTCTTTGTCATCCGCGAACAGAAAAATCATCCGTACCGCGAAGTCGCCAAGTTATCGACACCCGCTGGATTATTCAACATCAACGAACCGGTGATTTTCGGCTTACCGATCGTCTTGAACCCGATCATGTTGATTCCATTCATCCTGGTGCCGGTCACATTAACGATCGTGTCCTATGTCGCGCTGTCGACCGGACTGGTGCCAAAAACCGTCGCGATTTTACCATGGACGACACCGCCTTTAATCAGCGGATATCTCGTAACAGGCGGGAGTTGGCGCGGAATCGCACTACAAGTCGTCAATTTGACGCTCGCGACAGCGATTTATGTCCCGTTCGTCGCAGCCGGCGTCCGGGCGATGAAAAAACAAACAGAAGGGAAGATGGCAAGCTGA
- a CDS encoding ROK family protein has translation MAGTNTDLLKQLRQAILFQQINTIPELSRMLSASFPTVKKHVDILIAHGEIDEQMSESSNGGRPAKQYRYRADHTHGLALYLELDAIGFRIFDALGTVLSFGTEPVGADEPHVPALIRLIQRLLEENTRITFLSVGVAASVEDGKVFFAPDYPSLQQIDLKQTLESEFRLPVVVENDMNAAVVGFHEADQNRQQSLIYLYLGKNGPGSGILINGQLVRGSSHFAGEISVVPQYDKMTFGQAIAKRQTALDARTIDAISRLTATFAATLNPRLLIFNGEELTEHDLEQIRFKTTEYIPEAHIPLLIRSNWETDYLNGLTRIGLQLLTEQPLSANRRNSS, from the coding sequence ATGGCTGGAACCAATACTGATTTATTAAAACAACTCCGTCAAGCCATCCTGTTTCAACAAATCAATACGATTCCGGAACTGAGCCGGATGTTGTCGGCCAGTTTTCCGACGGTCAAAAAGCACGTGGACATCTTGATCGCACATGGAGAAATCGACGAACAGATGTCGGAATCGTCAAATGGCGGCCGCCCGGCAAAACAGTACCGGTATCGGGCCGATCATACCCATGGACTTGCCCTCTACCTTGAACTCGATGCGATCGGCTTTCGGATATTCGATGCACTCGGAACGGTTCTGTCGTTTGGCACCGAACCGGTCGGGGCAGATGAGCCGCACGTCCCGGCTTTGATCCGTCTGATTCAGCGACTGCTGGAAGAGAATACGCGGATCACCTTCTTGAGCGTCGGGGTTGCCGCATCGGTCGAAGACGGGAAAGTCTTTTTTGCACCGGACTATCCGTCCCTGCAACAGATCGATCTGAAACAGACGCTCGAATCCGAGTTCCGGTTACCGGTCGTCGTCGAAAACGACATGAATGCGGCTGTGGTCGGATTCCACGAAGCAGATCAGAACCGTCAACAATCATTGATTTATTTGTACTTAGGAAAAAACGGTCCCGGTTCCGGGATTTTGATCAACGGTCAGCTCGTGCGCGGAAGCAGTCATTTTGCCGGTGAAATCTCCGTCGTCCCGCAATACGACAAGATGACATTCGGACAAGCGATTGCCAAGCGGCAAACCGCCTTGGATGCCCGGACGATTGATGCGATCAGCCGCTTGACGGCGACGTTTGCCGCGACATTGAATCCGCGTCTGTTGATTTTTAACGGGGAGGAACTGACGGAGCACGATTTGGAACAAATCCGGTTCAAGACAACCGAATACATCCCGGAAGCACATATCCCGCTCTTGATCCGGAGTAACTGGGAAACCGATTACCTGAACGGTTTGACCCGAATCGGATTACAGCTTCTGACCGAACAACCTTTATCAGCGAACAGGAGGAATTCTTCATGA
- a CDS encoding VOC family protein, whose product MKIEHIAIWVKDLERTKHFYETYFEAQANALYHNPLKGFSSYFLHFKSGPRLELMHRTDIDHDAPRDRFGYAHIAFSLGSRFAVDQLTARLERDGYTRLDGPRLTGDGYYESVFLDPEGLTIELTV is encoded by the coding sequence ATGAAAATTGAACATATCGCCATCTGGGTCAAGGATCTTGAACGGACGAAACACTTTTACGAAACGTACTTCGAGGCGCAGGCCAATGCGTTGTACCATAATCCGCTCAAAGGATTTTCGTCCTACTTTCTCCACTTTAAGTCAGGTCCACGGCTCGAATTGATGCACCGGACGGATATCGACCACGATGCCCCGCGCGACCGGTTCGGTTATGCCCACATTGCTTTTTCGCTCGGCAGCCGCTTCGCTGTCGATCAACTGACGGCACGGCTCGAGCGGGACGGCTATACCCGGCTTGACGGCCCGCGTCTGACAGGCGACGGTTACTACGAAAGTGTCTTTCTTGATCCGGAAGGACTGACGATTGAATTGACCGTCTGA
- a CDS encoding iron ABC transporter permease: MNRLRQQPWLGLVLMSLLVTVLSFLLLGVGSVYLKPGEIVAALQGDGSAFIVLNYRLPRTLLALLAGGCFALSGVLLQAIIRNPLVSPDVIGVTNGAALFTVLTIALLPDGPLVLTPLAAMGGAALVMIALMLLADHGKLQHSSFALLGIAVSAICASGTEYLLIKFPLQTNDSLVWLAGSLFGKGWTEVYVLAPVFLILGLAIWSGHRQLDILSLSEDAAIGLGLRMKRTRYVFLALAVVLAGVAVAMVGSIGFLGLVAPHMARRLIGHRHHLLIPMAVLVGGGLLVVADAIGRGIHPPLEIPAGLITAIIGVPYFLYLLRKNRA, from the coding sequence ATGAACAGACTCCGTCAACAACCATGGCTTGGTCTCGTCCTCATGTCGCTCCTTGTCACTGTGCTCAGTTTTCTGTTGCTCGGCGTCGGTTCCGTCTACTTGAAACCGGGTGAAATCGTCGCAGCCTTGCAAGGAGATGGAAGTGCCTTCATCGTCTTGAACTACCGGTTGCCGCGGACACTTCTCGCGTTACTCGCCGGCGGTTGTTTTGCCCTATCCGGTGTTTTGTTGCAGGCGATCATCCGGAATCCGCTCGTCTCCCCGGACGTCATCGGCGTGACGAACGGAGCGGCCTTGTTTACCGTTTTGACAATTGCGTTACTTCCGGACGGTCCGCTCGTTTTGACGCCGCTTGCAGCGATGGGCGGAGCGGCACTCGTGATGATTGCCCTGATGCTACTTGCCGATCACGGCAAGCTGCAACACAGTTCCTTTGCTTTGCTCGGCATCGCCGTCAGTGCGATTTGTGCGTCGGGAACGGAATATCTGTTGATCAAGTTTCCGCTCCAGACGAATGATTCACTCGTTTGGCTTGCCGGCAGTCTGTTCGGCAAAGGCTGGACGGAAGTGTATGTCCTGGCGCCGGTCTTTCTGATTCTCGGACTCGCCATCTGGTCTGGACACCGGCAACTCGATATTCTGTCACTCAGTGAAGACGCGGCGATCGGTCTCGGGTTACGGATGAAACGAACCCGGTATGTCTTTCTCGCGCTTGCTGTTGTTCTCGCTGGTGTGGCCGTCGCGATGGTCGGATCAATCGGGTTCCTTGGACTCGTTGCCCCGCATATGGCCCGACGTTTGATCGGTCACCGGCACCACCTGTTGATTCCGATGGCCGTCCTCGTCGGCGGCGGACTGTTGGTCGTCGCCGATGCGATTGGGCGCGGGATTCATCCGCCGCTTGAAATTCCGGCCGGATTGATCACAGCAATCATTGGTGTACCGTACTTCTTGTATCTGCTGCGGAAAAACCGCGCGTGA
- a CDS encoding Fe(3+) dicitrate ABC transporter substrate-binding protein: protein MLRKRMTGALALLVMSCLMLAACAGQAKEETTKKTHAVTHEAGTTNVPDHPKRIVALEFSFVDALDELGIEPVGIAQENKDDVSGLLDKKISFTEVGTRQQPNLEVISSLKPDLIIGDFNRHKGIYKQLQQIAPTIILKSRNATYQENLASFKSIAEAVGQTDQMEQRLKLHDKRLAVAKQKVDPDDQRKIMVGVFRSDSLTAHGETSFDGELLEKLGIDNAITKTVEPTVTITLEQIVKWDPDVIFMAEADPKLLNEWKKNPLWNQITAVKKGEVYEVNRDLWTRYRGLDAAEQIVDEAIQLLYPKKS, encoded by the coding sequence ATGTTACGAAAACGAATGACCGGCGCATTAGCGCTTTTAGTAATGAGTTGTCTGATGCTTGCGGCGTGTGCCGGACAAGCGAAAGAAGAGACGACGAAAAAGACGCACGCTGTCACGCATGAAGCAGGAACAACGAACGTGCCGGACCATCCGAAACGGATCGTGGCCCTTGAGTTCTCGTTCGTCGACGCGCTCGACGAACTGGGTATTGAACCGGTCGGCATCGCACAGGAAAACAAGGATGATGTATCGGGGCTGCTCGATAAGAAGATTTCCTTTACGGAAGTCGGGACACGCCAGCAACCGAATCTCGAAGTCATCAGCTCGCTGAAACCGGACTTGATCATCGGAGATTTCAACCGGCATAAAGGCATCTACAAACAATTGCAGCAAATCGCACCGACGATCATCTTAAAAAGCCGGAATGCGACCTATCAGGAAAACCTTGCATCATTCAAGAGCATCGCGGAAGCCGTCGGGCAGACCGATCAAATGGAGCAACGTCTGAAATTGCATGACAAGCGACTCGCAGTTGCCAAACAAAAAGTCGATCCGGACGATCAACGCAAAATCATGGTTGGTGTCTTCCGGTCCGATTCATTGACGGCACACGGAGAGACATCGTTTGACGGGGAACTGCTTGAAAAACTCGGCATCGATAATGCCATCACGAAAACAGTAGAACCAACCGTGACGATTACGCTGGAGCAGATTGTCAAATGGGATCCGGACGTCATCTTCATGGCGGAAGCCGACCCGAAACTGCTCAACGAGTGGAAAAAGAATCCGCTCTGGAATCAAATCACGGCTGTGAAAAAAGGTGAAGTCTACGAAGTCAATCGTGACTTGTGGACCCGTTACCGCGGACTGGACGCAGCGGAACAAATCGTCGACGAAGCGATTCAACTGCTATATCCGAAAAAATCATAA
- a CDS encoding 6-phospho-beta-glucosidase: MGIKVVIIGGGSSYTPELIEGFIKRYESFPVSEIVLCDIESGTDKLDIITRLAERMIHRSGLPIRVSSTLNRLHALEGADFVSTQIRVGGLQARALDEQIPLKHGFIGQETNGAGGIFKAFRTIPVLLELSKEMHEICPDAWLINFTNPAGIVTEALLKHGPHQKVIGVCNIPFNMRNSTAEVLHVDVERVSIEFIGLNHFVFGRRVFVDGSDRTQEVMQRLMSNQLDFSPANIVSLGWSDSFLQAVNMLPNPYHQYYFQTAETLKKDIATYNTNGTRAEIVQEVERTLFEAYQDEQLDEKPAELELRGGAYYSDAACSLMDSIHNNRGDIQTVNTLNRGAISDLPVDAVIEVNAVITKDGPLPIAVGPIPLSVKGLILQMKQMEELTIQAALSGSVKDAYLAFLMNPLIQDEKRAQPLLEEMLLAHAAWLPQFQSKEAQRT, encoded by the coding sequence ATGGGCATCAAAGTTGTCATCATCGGAGGTGGATCAAGCTATACACCTGAATTAATCGAAGGGTTCATCAAACGGTATGAATCCTTTCCGGTTTCTGAAATCGTCTTATGTGATATCGAATCCGGAACAGACAAGTTAGACATCATTACCCGGCTTGCAGAGCGGATGATTCACCGGTCCGGTTTGCCGATTCGTGTCAGTTCAACATTAAATCGCCTTCATGCCCTGGAAGGAGCAGACTTCGTATCGACACAAATCCGCGTCGGAGGGTTGCAGGCACGGGCACTCGATGAACAGATTCCTTTGAAACACGGTTTTATCGGTCAGGAAACGAATGGCGCAGGCGGGATTTTCAAAGCGTTCCGGACGATTCCCGTCCTGCTCGAACTGTCAAAAGAGATGCACGAAATCTGTCCCGATGCCTGGCTGATTAACTTTACGAATCCAGCCGGTATCGTGACGGAAGCGTTATTGAAGCACGGTCCCCACCAAAAAGTCATCGGTGTCTGCAACATACCGTTTAACATGCGGAACTCGACTGCCGAAGTCTTGCACGTCGATGTGGAACGCGTCTCGATCGAGTTTATCGGTTTAAACCATTTTGTCTTTGGTCGCCGGGTCTTTGTCGACGGAAGCGATCGAACGCAAGAGGTGATGCAGCGTCTAATGTCGAATCAGCTTGATTTTTCACCGGCGAATATCGTCAGCCTCGGTTGGTCCGACTCCTTCTTGCAAGCCGTCAACATGTTGCCGAATCCGTACCACCAGTACTATTTCCAAACCGCGGAGACGCTTAAGAAAGATATCGCTACCTACAACACGAACGGCACCCGGGCTGAGATTGTCCAGGAAGTCGAACGGACATTGTTCGAAGCCTATCAGGATGAACAGTTAGACGAAAAACCGGCTGAACTCGAATTACGCGGTGGCGCGTATTACAGTGATGCTGCCTGCTCTTTGATGGATTCGATTCACAACAATCGCGGAGACATCCAGACCGTCAATACATTAAACCGCGGGGCGATTTCCGACTTACCGGTTGATGCCGTCATCGAAGTCAACGCCGTCATTACGAAAGACGGTCCACTCCCGATTGCGGTCGGACCAATACCATTATCCGTCAAAGGATTGATTTTGCAGATGAAGCAGATGGAAGAATTGACGATTCAAGCCGCGTTAAGCGGATCCGTCAAAGATGCTTACTTAGCCTTTTTGATGAATCCATTGATTCAAGATGAAAAACGGGCGCAACCGTTACTCGAGGAGATGCTGCTTGCGCACGCAGCATGGTTACCACAATTTCAATCCAAGGAGGCGCAACGGACATGA
- the chbG gene encoding chitin disaccharide deacetylase: MNIFINADDFGLTRGVTDGIVRAHEQGIVHATTLMMNGLAVPYAVQQAKRFPQLQVGIHLVLTYGRPLTTTTTTLTDASGHFRFTNQYAEQVPPSQEDVLTEWTAQIEAFLATGLPLHHIDSHHHIHGWNPLQEVVLELARRYGVPVRFAPTLAAHTDYLLTDTLYTGFYGEGIYLDLWQELRSLDSDSVEIMVHPAYVDADLQDVSSYTTQREEELALLTRLTLPDDMTFMSR, from the coding sequence ATGAACATTTTCATTAATGCCGATGATTTTGGTTTGACACGCGGTGTGACAGACGGCATCGTCCGGGCACACGAACAGGGCATCGTCCATGCGACAACGCTGATGATGAACGGGCTGGCCGTCCCCTATGCCGTGCAACAAGCAAAACGTTTTCCACAGTTACAGGTTGGTATTCACCTCGTCTTGACTTACGGACGTCCATTGACGACGACGACCACGACATTAACGGACGCGTCCGGTCACTTCCGCTTTACCAACCAATATGCGGAACAGGTCCCCCCTTCTCAAGAAGACGTCTTGACGGAATGGACCGCCCAAATCGAAGCTTTTTTAGCAACCGGTTTGCCATTGCATCATATCGACAGTCATCATCATATTCACGGGTGGAATCCGTTGCAGGAAGTCGTGTTAGAGTTGGCCCGGCGTTACGGGGTGCCTGTCCGTTTTGCCCCGACGCTTGCCGCTCATACGGACTATCTGTTGACGGACACACTGTATACCGGTTTTTATGGCGAAGGAATTTATCTCGACTTGTGGCAGGAACTGCGTTCACTCGATAGCGATTCGGTCGAAATCATGGTCCACCCGGCTTATGTCGATGCCGATCTTCAAGACGTCAGTTCGTATACGACACAACGGGAGGAAGAACTCGCATTATTAACAAGACTTACGTTGCCTGACGACATGACCTTCATGAGCAGATGA
- a CDS encoding sugar MFS transporter, with protein sequence MSGVLLLSIIYLAFISLGLPDSLLGVAWPVMRTDFGADLEVAGWLFMTIAGGTIISSLFSGKILNRFETSHVTAFCAAITAGSLLGFYFAPSLLWLFLLAVPLGLGAGVVDAALNHFVATRYKAHHMNWLHCFWGVGATTGPLIMAAMMSGSGEWRSGYLTVALTQFGLALLLLLSLPLWKQAPVAVSDVPDDLSLTDTPSKRLVGLPFALASFVLYCGAEALIGLWGSSYLVQVKSFSVETAATWISVYYGSITVGRFLSGFLSLRMTNRQLIRLGQGTALLGSLLFFLPLDGLMLTGFILIGLGLAPIYPAMLHETPVRFGQDAAKRLMGVQMAFAYSGSTFLPPLFGVLASFLTLQLFPVTGFLMILFLLLCSERLNRVLAKRALSRAS encoded by the coding sequence ATGAGTGGTGTCTTATTACTCAGCATTATCTATCTGGCATTCATCAGTTTAGGGTTACCGGACTCGTTGCTCGGGGTCGCCTGGCCCGTCATGCGGACGGATTTCGGGGCCGATCTCGAAGTCGCCGGCTGGTTGTTCATGACGATTGCCGGCGGAACGATCATCTCGAGTCTGTTCAGCGGCAAGATTCTCAACCGGTTCGAGACGAGTCATGTCACAGCCTTTTGTGCCGCGATCACAGCCGGCAGCCTGCTCGGATTTTATTTTGCCCCTTCGTTACTGTGGCTGTTTCTGCTTGCGGTTCCGCTCGGTCTCGGTGCCGGAGTCGTCGATGCGGCCCTGAATCATTTTGTCGCGACCCGTTACAAAGCCCATCATATGAACTGGCTCCATTGTTTTTGGGGAGTCGGTGCGACGACCGGACCGTTGATCATGGCGGCGATGATGAGCGGATCCGGCGAATGGCGCAGCGGATATTTGACCGTCGCCCTGACACAGTTTGGTCTCGCTCTCCTGCTCCTTCTCAGTCTACCGCTTTGGAAACAGGCACCGGTCGCTGTCTCGGACGTACCGGACGATTTGTCGTTAACTGATACGCCGTCGAAACGGTTAGTCGGACTACCGTTTGCGTTAGCCTCGTTTGTTCTCTATTGCGGTGCTGAAGCACTGATCGGTTTATGGGGCAGCAGTTATCTCGTCCAGGTCAAATCTTTTTCCGTCGAAACAGCGGCCACCTGGATTTCCGTCTATTACGGCAGCATCACCGTCGGCCGGTTTTTGAGTGGCTTTTTATCGCTCCGGATGACGAACCGCCAGTTGATTCGGTTGGGGCAAGGGACGGCTCTGCTCGGCAGTCTGCTGTTCTTCCTGCCGCTCGACGGTTTGATGCTGACCGGATTTATCCTGATCGGACTCGGACTCGCGCCGATTTATCCGGCCATGTTACATGAGACGCCGGTCCGGTTCGGCCAGGACGCGGCGAAACGGCTGATGGGGGTTCAGATGGCCTTCGCCTACAGCGGCAGTACGTTTTTGCCGCCGTTGTTCGGTGTTCTCGCCTCGTTCCTGACGTTACAGCTGTTCCCGGTGACAGGTTTCCTGATGATTCTGTTCCTGTTGCTCTGTTCCGAACGGCTGAACCGTGTCCTTGCGAAACGGGCATTGTCCCGCGCTTCCTAA